The following coding sequences lie in one Tichowtungia aerotolerans genomic window:
- a CDS encoding alginate lyase family protein — protein MKSHLTILLVVSMAAGAFCGSVEQHVAQFNSEWAEPLPSDSPFGIRRIVALLDLDFKGLEKVKAAVAAEDDALAERELLAYFRRTRIPQSVGTLTEKSALHAADALEHRFRGNRDAHPPVFRGADIDWTGRAFVDGREIHDAEWYYQFQRLTWWPALARAYAATGDEKYFLEWRYELVDWARDNLPITKKTPKFVRRGMETYNRCERLAEALPFMLQSPNFDAKTLGFFLGSFYEQAEHIRTVYSAKGNHLLGELSVVFMNGIHFPEFKQANAWKNDAVERLPAMMDQEVYPDGMNRELVFSYHKMYVGLFAQAYEMFRENGYADHLPDYFYPRLLKMAEIYAHQSFPDNTDCQFGDAWKPRFPGTLYRKNLSPFRDEIPYFDYMVSGGKEGAPPAERSKAYPLSGFYFMRSAWTPDAVFMPIKCAAGGQWHSQIDNGTFELFAYGRNLMTDSGSYMYGSSSKEDQQWRDWFRSTKVHQTLTLDNRDIDLKPEFVFWDESDNLVALVFENQSYPDLRHRRTVLFIDNKYFLILDEATGSAAGTVRTHYQFAPCDYAIDGLSAETRFAEGANLLVKSFPQVRPVAVEKEDGWISYKPQVKEPRPAWSYGVEKGADEDKVVFLTALIPYRQGEKPGSVEASVQDDVFLLIVDGREYRIELDAENKQLSYSL, from the coding sequence GTGAAATCCCATTTAACGATTCTGCTGGTTGTGTCGATGGCGGCCGGGGCGTTTTGCGGTTCGGTCGAGCAGCATGTGGCGCAGTTTAATTCGGAGTGGGCGGAGCCGCTGCCCTCCGATTCGCCGTTTGGCATTCGACGGATCGTCGCTCTGCTGGATCTCGATTTTAAAGGGCTGGAGAAGGTGAAGGCTGCGGTCGCGGCCGAAGATGATGCGCTGGCGGAGCGGGAGCTGCTGGCTTATTTCCGCCGCACGCGGATTCCGCAGTCGGTCGGAACGCTGACTGAGAAGAGTGCGCTTCACGCTGCGGATGCGCTGGAGCACCGCTTTCGCGGCAATCGGGATGCGCACCCACCGGTATTCCGGGGCGCGGACATCGACTGGACCGGCCGCGCGTTTGTCGATGGCCGGGAGATTCACGACGCGGAGTGGTACTATCAGTTTCAGCGGCTGACGTGGTGGCCGGCGCTGGCGCGCGCGTATGCCGCGACGGGTGATGAAAAATACTTTTTGGAATGGCGCTACGAGCTGGTCGACTGGGCGAGGGATAATCTTCCGATTACCAAAAAGACGCCGAAATTTGTCCGGCGCGGCATGGAGACCTATAACCGCTGCGAGCGGCTGGCGGAGGCGCTGCCGTTTATGCTGCAGTCGCCGAACTTTGATGCGAAGACGCTCGGTTTTTTCCTGGGCAGTTTTTATGAGCAGGCGGAGCATATCCGCACGGTTTATTCCGCGAAGGGCAATCATCTACTGGGTGAGTTGAGCGTCGTCTTTATGAACGGCATCCACTTCCCGGAGTTCAAGCAGGCCAATGCCTGGAAGAATGATGCGGTGGAGCGGCTTCCTGCAATGATGGATCAAGAAGTTTATCCGGACGGCATGAACCGCGAGCTGGTTTTCAGCTATCACAAAATGTATGTGGGTCTCTTTGCGCAGGCTTATGAGATGTTTAGGGAAAACGGCTATGCCGATCACTTGCCCGACTATTTTTATCCTCGCCTGCTCAAGATGGCGGAGATCTATGCCCACCAGTCCTTTCCGGACAATACGGACTGCCAGTTCGGGGATGCGTGGAAACCCCGCTTTCCCGGCACTCTGTACCGCAAGAATTTATCACCCTTCCGGGATGAGATCCCTTATTTCGACTACATGGTATCCGGCGGAAAAGAGGGAGCGCCGCCGGCGGAGCGCAGCAAGGCGTATCCGCTGAGCGGTTTCTATTTTATGCGTTCGGCGTGGACTCCGGATGCGGTCTTCATGCCGATCAAATGTGCGGCGGGCGGGCAGTGGCACAGTCAGATCGATAACGGAACGTTTGAGCTGTTTGCTTATGGCCGAAATCTGATGACGGATTCCGGCAGTTACATGTATGGCAGTTCGTCGAAGGAGGATCAGCAATGGCGCGACTGGTTCCGCAGCACGAAGGTGCATCAGACGCTGACGCTCGATAACCGCGATATCGACCTCAAGCCGGAGTTTGTTTTCTGGGATGAGTCGGACAATCTCGTTGCGCTGGTGTTTGAAAACCAGAGCTATCCGGATTTGCGGCACCGGCGGACGGTGCTGTTTATCGACAACAAATATTTCCTGATCCTGGACGAAGCAACCGGCTCCGCGGCCGGGACGGTTCGCACACACTATCAGTTCGCGCCGTGCGACTATGCAATCGACGGCCTTTCCGCCGAAACCCGTTTTGCGGAAGGGGCCAACCTGCTGGTGAAAAGTTTTCCGCAGGTCCGGCCGGTGGCCGTCGAAAAAGAGGACGGTTGGATTTCATACAAGCCGCAGGTTAAAGAGCCGCGCCCGGCCTGGAGCTACGGCGTCGAAAAAGGAGCCGATGAAGACAAGGTGGTTTTCCTGACCGCGCTGATTCCTTATCGGCAAGGTGAAAAACCTGGTTCCGTCGAGGCGTCTGTGCAGGACGACGTTTTCCTGCTGATTGTCGATGGACGGGAATATCGAATAGAGCTCGATGCGGAAAACAAGCAGCTGAGTTACTCACTCTAA
- a CDS encoding chondroitinase family polysaccharide lyase, which produces MNRKTAALFLFLPLVSLSSVFNEYADKITTGTYSFENPDPLKGWNAVNGSVGISSKRAKVGDVSALWAWEQGGGLILENPKGLKEACEPYDGGSPEKYERKYVKPGLEGGVKLWVYNEVPSDSQLFLQVGHDTDSVIINPRYRIPVNLNFKGWRAIWVHFEQDARVEGYAGPEEMNCMALVPGAGTSGALYIDWVNFVSYMSLKRHSDWQVTNNKPTEERYDSYVVLEYDQGLRNLKTASFGEQQKSAFQTLEERYEFLVLGSEQGRSPWLQKFNAQLEKKYRTAHKTFQGLGISQKDGVLNGEPLFAIRDEHALEGSPIYQNLGAPLLFPLALEYRLTGNPKALDQLMTALDYLADQGWAAGSALGTADHRIRVNGYANAVALIRQELEESGRLGRESESLKWFSMLGAAFCTPEGEGVNTDLIRGGAIPKLLAVMLMPDGSEKAGAMSGLVDYFNQVCAFAPGYSDTIKPDYSLYHHRSAYQSAYGVSMLTTMTLIDWMLDGTVYQLSAESKTNLREALKAQLAMASKYDLHPGVSGRIQTRRALNTHLLPAYAFMAGLEGEFKRLYEPKWNTLGMPGLTYSGTLGTVEQMARRAGLDVEGVGAPDGHFTFPYAAYSTHRRDGWMAAVRGWSQYVWDFESGSKSENDLGRYLSHGALFIISEEGFVKSAQDLDTGYHWGFLPGATTKALPVEETVFKYVATPKYLECKHRNYTDETFCGGVNMAGNGFFSMKLHDTVAPDDERILFDDSFRATKSYFFVDDRIYCLGTGIENTDERFSTATTLFQNTTDFEPQLNDGLIRDATGNAYVLIGNPEIEIFRGDQNSYGKGRKPCSGPNVRAWINHGKAPSDASYEYMVAVNGASPSVPFEVLQKDSTAHIIDHRSSVRPITAYAVFEPENFKGQGVIAAVDTPLLLMSATNSAALKLAVADPDLRLKKWGHNMSFMPREIVQAEAEPHTASITLAGEWKLQQAVDGVEIIPGGGQTGVRIELQHGLAEELLFVRD; this is translated from the coding sequence ATGAACAGAAAAACCGCAGCGCTCTTCCTATTTTTGCCGCTGGTTTCTTTGAGCAGTGTGTTCAACGAATATGCCGACAAAATCACAACCGGCACATACAGCTTCGAAAATCCCGACCCGTTGAAGGGCTGGAATGCCGTCAACGGATCGGTTGGGATCAGCTCAAAACGCGCCAAGGTTGGAGATGTCTCTGCATTGTGGGCCTGGGAGCAGGGCGGTGGCCTTATTCTTGAAAATCCGAAGGGTCTCAAAGAAGCCTGCGAACCGTATGATGGCGGCAGCCCGGAGAAGTATGAACGCAAATACGTAAAGCCCGGCCTCGAAGGCGGCGTCAAACTATGGGTCTACAATGAAGTCCCGTCTGACTCGCAGCTTTTCCTTCAGGTCGGACACGACACAGATTCGGTCATCATAAACCCGCGCTACCGCATTCCGGTCAACCTCAACTTTAAAGGCTGGCGCGCCATCTGGGTTCATTTTGAACAGGATGCCCGGGTTGAGGGTTACGCCGGACCCGAAGAGATGAACTGCATGGCGCTGGTTCCGGGCGCAGGAACCTCCGGAGCGCTGTACATTGATTGGGTGAATTTTGTTTCCTACATGTCGCTCAAACGCCATTCGGACTGGCAGGTAACCAATAATAAGCCGACAGAGGAACGCTACGATTCTTATGTGGTTCTCGAATACGATCAGGGACTCAGAAACCTGAAAACCGCATCGTTCGGGGAGCAGCAAAAATCCGCCTTCCAGACGCTCGAAGAGCGCTACGAATTCCTCGTTCTCGGTTCGGAGCAGGGGCGGAGCCCATGGCTGCAAAAGTTCAACGCGCAGCTTGAAAAGAAATACCGTACGGCGCACAAAACCTTTCAGGGGTTGGGCATTTCACAGAAAGACGGGGTGCTGAACGGTGAGCCGTTGTTTGCGATTCGCGACGAACATGCCTTGGAAGGCTCTCCGATCTATCAGAACCTCGGGGCGCCACTGCTGTTCCCGCTGGCGCTTGAATATCGCCTGACCGGAAATCCAAAGGCGCTCGATCAGCTGATGACGGCGCTCGACTATTTGGCGGATCAGGGCTGGGCCGCCGGCAGCGCGCTCGGCACTGCAGACCATCGAATTCGTGTCAACGGTTACGCCAATGCGGTTGCGCTGATTCGCCAAGAGCTGGAAGAGAGCGGCCGCCTCGGGCGCGAATCGGAAAGCCTGAAATGGTTTTCAATGCTCGGCGCCGCATTCTGCACGCCGGAAGGCGAAGGGGTGAACACCGACCTGATTCGCGGCGGCGCCATTCCCAAGCTGCTGGCCGTCATGCTTATGCCGGACGGTTCGGAAAAAGCCGGAGCCATGAGCGGGCTCGTAGACTATTTCAATCAGGTCTGTGCGTTTGCGCCCGGATATTCGGATACGATCAAGCCGGACTATTCGCTCTATCATCATCGCTCGGCCTATCAGTCCGCTTACGGCGTCTCAATGCTCACAACCATGACGCTGATCGACTGGATGCTCGACGGCACGGTGTACCAGCTTTCGGCGGAATCAAAAACCAACCTGCGCGAAGCGCTCAAGGCGCAGCTGGCCATGGCCAGCAAGTATGACCTGCATCCCGGAGTCAGCGGTCGAATCCAGACCCGCCGCGCGCTCAACACGCACCTGCTTCCGGCCTATGCGTTTATGGCCGGTCTCGAAGGGGAGTTTAAGCGGCTTTACGAGCCGAAGTGGAATACCCTCGGGATGCCCGGGCTGACCTACAGCGGGACGCTTGGAACCGTGGAGCAAATGGCGCGGCGCGCCGGGCTGGATGTCGAGGGCGTCGGGGCGCCGGACGGGCATTTCACCTTTCCCTATGCCGCTTATTCGACGCATCGCCGCGACGGCTGGATGGCTGCCGTGCGCGGCTGGAGCCAGTACGTCTGGGATTTTGAGTCGGGCAGCAAGAGTGAGAACGACCTCGGCCGTTATCTCAGTCACGGCGCGCTGTTTATCATTTCCGAAGAGGGGTTTGTGAAAAGCGCGCAGGATCTCGACACCGGCTATCACTGGGGCTTCCTGCCCGGTGCCACCACCAAGGCGCTGCCCGTTGAGGAGACGGTTTTTAAATATGTCGCCACGCCCAAATATCTCGAGTGCAAGCACCGCAATTATACGGACGAAACCTTCTGCGGCGGCGTCAACATGGCGGGCAACGGCTTCTTTTCCATGAAGCTTCACGACACCGTCGCGCCCGATGACGAGCGCATTCTGTTCGATGATTCCTTCCGCGCCACCAAGAGTTATTTCTTTGTCGATGACCGCATCTACTGTCTTGGAACCGGCATTGAAAACACCGATGAGCGTTTCTCGACGGCGACGACGCTGTTCCAGAATACGACGGATTTCGAGCCGCAGCTGAATGATGGGCTCATTCGGGATGCGACCGGAAACGCCTATGTGCTGATCGGGAACCCGGAGATCGAAATCTTTCGTGGCGACCAGAACTCCTACGGCAAAGGCCGCAAGCCCTGCAGCGGCCCCAATGTCCGCGCATGGATTAATCACGGCAAAGCTCCCTCAGACGCTTCTTATGAATATATGGTGGCCGTGAACGGCGCCAGCCCTTCCGTTCCGTTCGAGGTGCTTCAAAAAGACAGCACGGCCCACATTATTGACCACAGGAGTTCGGTTCGGCCGATCACTGCCTACGCCGTTTTTGAGCCCGAAAACTTTAAGGGGCAGGGCGTCATTGCCGCGGTCGACACGCCGCTGCTGCTGATGAGCGCAACCAACTCCGCCGCGCTCAAGCTGGCTGTGGCCGATCCGGATCTGCGGTTGAAAAAGTGGGGGCACAACATGTCGTTCATGCCGCGCGAAATTGTGCAGGCCGAGGCGGAACCCCATACGGCGTCCATCACGCTGGCCGGCGAGTGGAAACTGCAGCAGGCGGTGGATGGGGTTGAAATTATTCCCGGCGGTGGGCAAACCGGGGTGCGCATTGAGTTGCAGCATGGGCTGGCTGAAGAGCTGTTGTTCGTGAGGGATTAG
- a CDS encoding sulfatase family protein, translating into MKNMLMTGLAMGMSACAAEKPNIVLMYVDDLDFDQVSIYDTDSFPSYTGAQRTGNLASKNLITANQNGRFLKTGEMSWHKNPTMLTPNVARLAKEGVVLDRFYLTTSVCTPSRYSLLTGRYASRSPRLLSENPPGTVPLLGWNSHMDSGENNLAKDLKAAGYKTGLVGKWHLNDYDIPEIDFASGYDGHHVRNGTGKGLRPFQLVGSYFLPTADYGDPAVQKEVGRIYDVMQKRVQRISGFDVVDRLYYANYGELPIPRHMKAHNLEWLTEGALNFIDDNKDEPFFLYFSITAPHGQYFADWMERDWRVTPAGMLTEKPKGMPSRESVLQRIQAAGLPPQNTMATWIDDSLGALLKKLDETGLAENTIVLFLSDHQSRGKLTVHEGHRAPGVIRWPGQIQPATREGRIISNIDMLPSLLAAVGSVPPADAVVDGRNFFPILGNEGDWRDHLLLETSYSRAIVSKDWKYIAHRPPQEVLDKMEADRIASEQADGDGRRHVGWSGRYTNPASGLGVRFNADQDFPAYFDADQLYNLADDVFEQRNLYTNPELQSKVKELKQQMDAELKKLPHAFGEFGEKL; encoded by the coding sequence ATGAAAAATATGCTGATGACGGGTTTGGCGATGGGGATGTCTGCGTGTGCCGCAGAAAAACCCAATATTGTGCTGATGTATGTGGATGACCTGGATTTCGATCAGGTTTCCATTTACGACACGGATTCGTTCCCGAGTTATACCGGCGCCCAGCGAACCGGCAACCTGGCGTCGAAAAACCTGATTACCGCCAACCAGAACGGACGCTTTCTCAAGACCGGCGAGATGAGCTGGCATAAGAATCCGACGATGCTGACGCCGAATGTCGCGCGGCTGGCCAAAGAAGGCGTGGTGCTGGATCGCTTCTATCTCACAACCTCGGTGTGCACGCCGAGCCGCTATTCCCTGCTGACCGGCCGCTACGCATCGCGTTCGCCGCGCCTGCTCAGCGAAAACCCGCCGGGCACCGTGCCGCTGCTGGGGTGGAATTCCCATATGGATTCCGGCGAAAACAATCTGGCCAAAGACCTCAAGGCGGCCGGCTATAAAACCGGCCTGGTCGGCAAGTGGCACCTCAACGACTACGACATTCCGGAAATCGATTTCGCGTCCGGCTATGACGGGCATCATGTCCGCAATGGAACGGGCAAGGGGCTTCGCCCGTTTCAGCTGGTCGGCTCCTATTTCCTGCCGACGGCCGACTACGGCGACCCGGCGGTGCAGAAGGAGGTCGGCCGAATTTACGACGTGATGCAGAAACGGGTGCAGCGCATTTCCGGGTTTGATGTGGTCGACCGCCTCTACTATGCCAACTACGGCGAGCTGCCGATTCCCAGGCATATGAAGGCCCATAATCTCGAATGGCTGACGGAGGGCGCACTCAACTTTATTGATGACAATAAAGATGAACCGTTTTTCCTCTACTTCTCTATCACGGCTCCGCACGGACAGTATTTCGCCGACTGGATGGAACGGGACTGGCGCGTCACGCCGGCGGGAATGCTGACCGAAAAGCCGAAGGGAATGCCGTCGCGCGAAAGTGTGCTGCAGCGCATTCAGGCCGCCGGCCTGCCGCCGCAAAACACTATGGCCACCTGGATCGACGACAGCCTCGGCGCATTGCTCAAGAAGCTGGACGAAACCGGCCTCGCGGAGAACACCATTGTCCTGTTTCTCTCCGATCATCAGTCGCGCGGCAAGCTGACCGTCCATGAAGGCCATCGGGCGCCGGGCGTCATTCGCTGGCCGGGGCAGATCCAGCCCGCAACACGGGAAGGGCGCATCATTTCCAACATCGACATGCTGCCGAGCCTGCTGGCCGCCGTCGGGTCGGTGCCGCCCGCTGACGCGGTGGTCGACGGACGCAACTTTTTCCCGATCCTCGGCAATGAAGGGGATTGGCGCGATCACCTGCTGCTGGAAACCTCTTACAGCCGCGCCATCGTTTCCAAAGACTGGAAATATATTGCGCACCGGCCGCCGCAGGAGGTGCTCGATAAAATGGAGGCGGATCGCATCGCCTCCGAACAGGCTGACGGAGATGGACGCCGCCACGTCGGCTGGTCCGGGCGCTATACGAATCCCGCCAGCGGGCTGGGCGTGCGCTTTAATGCCGATCAGGATTTTCCGGCATACTTCGATGCCGACCAGCTGTACAACCTCGCGGACGATGTGTTTGAACAGCGCAACCTGTATACCAATCCCGAACTGCAATCGAAGGTGAAGGAGCTCAAGCAGCAGATGGATGCTGAACTGAAAAAGCTGCCGCACGCCTTTGGCGAGTTCGGAGAGAAACTGTGA
- a CDS encoding sulfatase family protein: MNMTRREYLTSSTLALGAAGLASAVPGSRKRRPNILWIMTDQQVADGMSCTGNPDLKTPAMDQLAANGVRFERAYCANPICVPSRTSMMTGKMPHETGVTINMDRFNVNGTSLGTLITQAGYDTGYIGKWHIPMSTETSDWHGFTMMKEGGRHEFNDRHFAEPAVEFIQEKRNQPFFLVASFVNPHDICEWARRATGGFPERRTLLWNGPIDDAPPPDQCPALPDNFEIPENEPDIIREYQTWQKGTYPVRDWPDERWRQYRWALNRLTERVDSEIAKILEVVDDNTVIIFTSDHGDGNGAHKWNQKTLMYDEPARVPFIISGAGVRTPGAVNEQHLVATGLDIFPTVCDYAGVPAPEELDGRSLRPLAEARPVEWRDQLVVENDLSPAYGFSSGVEGRMLRTKNYKYVAYSTGRLRERLTDMRNDPGEMVNLAVDPAYAQVLQEHRKRLAAEIKKTGDTFTVPGTVSGGWKLVPES, from the coding sequence ATGAATATGACACGCAGAGAATACCTGACTTCATCCACTCTGGCTCTCGGCGCCGCCGGACTGGCCAGCGCCGTCCCCGGCAGCCGCAAGCGCCGGCCCAATATCCTCTGGATTATGACCGACCAGCAGGTGGCCGACGGCATGAGCTGCACCGGCAACCCCGACCTGAAAACCCCGGCCATGGACCAATTGGCCGCCAACGGCGTGCGCTTCGAAAGAGCCTACTGCGCCAACCCCATCTGCGTGCCGTCGCGCACCTCCATGATGACCGGAAAGATGCCGCACGAAACCGGCGTCACCATCAACATGGATCGCTTTAATGTAAACGGAACATCGCTCGGCACACTCATTACCCAGGCGGGATACGACACCGGCTACATCGGCAAGTGGCATATCCCCATGTCCACCGAAACCTCCGACTGGCATGGATTCACCATGATGAAAGAAGGCGGCAGGCACGAGTTTAATGACCGCCACTTCGCCGAACCGGCCGTTGAGTTTATTCAGGAAAAACGCAACCAGCCGTTCTTCCTGGTTGCCTCCTTCGTCAACCCGCACGACATCTGTGAGTGGGCGCGCCGCGCCACCGGTGGATTCCCCGAGCGCCGCACCCTGCTCTGGAACGGCCCGATCGACGACGCCCCGCCACCGGATCAGTGCCCCGCGCTGCCAGACAATTTCGAGATTCCGGAAAACGAACCGGACATCATTCGCGAATACCAAACCTGGCAGAAGGGAACCTATCCCGTCCGCGACTGGCCGGACGAACGCTGGCGGCAGTACCGCTGGGCGCTCAACCGCCTCACCGAGCGCGTCGACTCCGAAATCGCCAAAATCCTTGAGGTGGTCGACGACAACACCGTCATCATCTTCACCAGCGACCACGGCGACGGAAACGGTGCCCACAAATGGAACCAGAAAACGCTGATGTACGATGAACCCGCGCGCGTCCCGTTCATCATCAGCGGAGCCGGCGTACGCACCCCGGGTGCTGTGAACGAGCAGCATCTGGTCGCCACCGGTCTCGATATTTTTCCGACCGTCTGTGACTACGCCGGCGTTCCGGCGCCCGAAGAACTGGACGGGCGCAGTCTGCGCCCGCTGGCCGAAGCCCGCCCGGTAGAGTGGCGGGACCAGCTGGTTGTTGAAAACGACCTGTCACCGGCCTACGGTTTCAGCTCCGGGGTCGAGGGCCGCATGCTGCGCACAAAGAACTACAAGTACGTCGCCTACTCCACCGGCAGGCTGCGCGAGCGATTGACCGATATGCGGAATGACCCCGGAGAAATGGTCAACCTCGCCGTTGACCCGGCCTACGCCCAGGTGCTCCAGGAACACCGCAAACGACTGGCGGCAGAGATCAAAAAAACAGGCGACACCTTCACCGTTCCCGGCACGGTTTCGGGCGGATGGAAGCTGGTTCCGGAATCATAA
- a CDS encoding glycoside hydrolase family 3 protein has protein sequence MSEKKTFVDGLVDKMTIEQKVGQCFVIGFCGTVVTPEILKRIRKIKPAGIRAGLTFRAKTALHDPYATSDVFAHRVLRDPKDGVKDIIPGLLPPHCTNEDYCTFLNTMKEEALKDGLGIPLHITMDMEGDVSCDYTRGGIFNFPFPMGATASGDPQMAFDTAWATGRQLNALGVNWLHSPVLDTNTEPNNPEIGTRSYGEDAETVIKFGTKGYEGFKEAGIITTGKHFPGRGESVTDAHRGLPVIDIPLEQMEEHLKPFKAMVDAGIPCIMTAHTVYPCLDPDNAATLSKKILTDLLKEEWGFEGCVTTDDITMGGIVEKYEVSEACVTAINAGADLILLRDEAPLIDEVYEEVVQAVKDGKLPEERLNDAVRRSLTVKYEYGLFENGNLRDVAQAGSGIADPKVAQIAKASAEAAIKVIRDEQNILPLAKDKKVLVIEQRCPLHYRTDSTKCHPGIFWENFFPYSEDVGQVEVEMTPTEYDMKRVMKRLNEVDVIVTTNYFDRRAHAKGSFVDEIVNATDKPVVVVTNSPYPFTVADNFKTVVCTYGVAPESLTAAVKTIYGE, from the coding sequence ATGAGTGAGAAGAAGACGTTTGTTGATGGTCTGGTCGACAAGATGACCATTGAGCAGAAGGTGGGACAGTGTTTTGTGATCGGGTTCTGCGGCACGGTTGTGACGCCGGAAATCCTGAAGCGCATTCGTAAAATTAAACCGGCCGGTATTCGCGCTGGACTGACTTTCCGCGCCAAGACCGCTTTGCACGATCCCTATGCGACCAGTGATGTGTTTGCTCACCGCGTGTTGCGCGACCCCAAAGACGGCGTAAAAGATATTATCCCCGGTCTGCTGCCGCCGCACTGCACCAATGAGGACTACTGCACCTTCCTAAACACCATGAAAGAGGAAGCACTCAAAGACGGCCTCGGCATTCCGCTGCATATCACAATGGATATGGAAGGCGACGTCAGTTGCGACTATACCCGCGGCGGCATCTTTAACTTCCCGTTCCCGATGGGCGCGACCGCATCCGGAGACCCGCAGATGGCTTTTGATACTGCCTGGGCCACCGGCCGCCAGCTCAATGCGCTCGGCGTCAACTGGCTGCACTCCCCGGTGCTCGACACCAATACCGAACCGAACAACCCGGAAATCGGAACCCGTTCCTACGGAGAGGACGCCGAGACCGTGATCAAATTCGGCACCAAAGGATACGAAGGGTTCAAGGAAGCCGGTATCATCACAACCGGGAAGCACTTCCCGGGACGCGGCGAATCCGTTACCGATGCGCATCGCGGTCTGCCAGTTATCGATATTCCGCTCGAGCAGATGGAAGAGCACCTCAAACCGTTCAAGGCGATGGTCGATGCCGGCATCCCGTGCATCATGACCGCCCACACGGTTTATCCGTGCCTCGACCCCGACAACGCCGCGACGCTGTCGAAGAAAATTCTGACCGACCTGCTCAAAGAAGAGTGGGGCTTTGAAGGCTGTGTCACGACCGACGACATCACCATGGGCGGCATTGTTGAAAAATATGAAGTGTCCGAAGCGTGTGTCACCGCGATCAACGCCGGCGCCGACCTGATCCTGCTGCGCGACGAAGCGCCGCTGATCGATGAGGTGTACGAAGAAGTCGTTCAGGCCGTCAAGGATGGCAAGCTTCCCGAAGAGCGTCTGAACGATGCTGTGCGCCGTTCGCTCACGGTTAAATATGAATACGGTCTGTTTGAAAACGGCAACCTGCGTGACGTCGCTCAGGCCGGATCCGGTATTGCCGATCCGAAGGTTGCGCAGATCGCCAAAGCCAGCGCCGAAGCGGCAATCAAAGTGATTCGCGACGAACAGAACATCCTGCCGCTGGCGAAAGATAAAAAGGTTCTGGTGATCGAACAGCGCTGCCCGCTGCACTACCGTACAGACTCCACCAAATGCCATCCCGGTATCTTCTGGGAAAACTTCTTCCCGTACTCCGAGGACGTCGGACAGGTGGAAGTCGAAATGACGCCGACCGAATACGATATGAAGCGCGTGATGAAACGCCTCAACGAAGTGGATGTGATCGTGACGACCAACTATTTCGACCGCCGAGCCCATGCGAAGGGCTCGTTCGTGGACGAAATTGTTAATGCCACCGACAAGCCGGTTGTTGTTGTGACCAACTCGCCATATCCGTTTACGGTCGCTGACAACTTTAAGACCGTGGTTTGCACCTACGGTGTTGCGCCTGAGTCGCTCACCGCCGCAGTCAAAACCATCTACGGAGAGTAA